In the Lagenorhynchus albirostris chromosome 16, mLagAlb1.1, whole genome shotgun sequence genome, ttttttatttttcccattataaGATATGCTTATTGTAGAGAAAtccaaaaaatatagaaaagtaatcACTTATAGTACCTCTAAAGGAAACCAATATTAacatattgatatattttctttgtgttacacattttttttcacattttaacattgttttcataatatgaatataattttgaACTCTGCTATTCAGAAagggaatttcttttaaaattgttaccTTCTCAGTTTGAAAAACCACCATAATCCAGATGTTAGGTAGTTTGCCCTCACCCAAGCACAgactgattttcattttctctttagaTTCTTACTGAGGTTTAAGCTATGAGACTGGTTTTCAAAAACTTCCATGTTTGCTCTCAAGAAGGCTTTCCTTAGTcacaatttaaatttataatgagGTTGTATAACTTGGTGTTTGTGTTTGAgtgaacagatttttttctttgcttaactGGTAACCTAGCCATATGTCTTTGTGTAGATGAAATTATATTTCTGTTACTCAGTTGAATTATGATTATTGTTAATGCttctttgacattttaattatatatattaattgtgTTACAGTTAGCTCTGGGTTCATCAAGCAAATGTGTGGTCATTTCTGAGTTACTGATTTCACTCATTAAAATGTTTCTTATTCAGAACGTATCAGTGTAAAGTGCTTATTTGTTTTAGGCATTGCAATTCCATCTCAAGATATTCTCTATACCACTCTGGGAACTCTCATTAAAGAAAGGAAGATTTATCACACTGGAGAAGGATACTTCATAGTTACTCCTCAGACTTACTTCATTACAAATACAAACCCCCAAGAAAATAAGAGAGTCCTATCAGATGAAAGTCCCCGGATGCCAACTTCCATTACATACCTGGTGAACGTGGAAAGCTGTGCAGACCTAGCCAAAGAAAATGCGGCCCCCATATCCCATTGTCATTCTTGCCAGTGTTGCCATGATGTGTGCACTCAGTATATACAGGAACCACCAGCTGCTGCAGAAGTGACTAGAAAATGCCAGAAAGGTCTTGGGGAATCCAAACCTTTGGTACAGAATCGAACAGTTTCAGTGTCTGAGGAGAATCGCGTCTGTGACAGCGCCAAACCTTTACCATtcacaaaagacagagaaaaagccAAGAAATTTGGCTTTAGCCTCTTCTGGCGCAGTATATCCAGAAAGGAGAAGTCCAGAACAGAGCACAGCAGTTTCTCTGCCCAGTTCCCACCAGAAGAATGGCCCGTCCGAGATGAAGATAACTTGGACAATATCCCTCGAGACATTGAACATGAGATAATCAAACGAATTAATCCCATTTTAACTGTTGACAACTTAATCAAACATACTGTCATAATGCAAAAATAcgaagaacagaaaaaatataatagccagggcacttccacttatatgCTGACACTCAGGCATAAGTATCCTTCAAAAGTGGGAGTTAAGAAAAGTCAGGGCCGGTCTGTAAAGCCTCGAAGGCGGGGCCATTCACATAGAGATAGAGACAAAGCCAGGAGTCAGGGAAGTGGGCCTCAGCCAGGAAGCATTAGGCTGGAGAAACACCCCAAGCTCCCTGCTACATGGCCCACCCCCGGAATTGAAAGCCCTAATGAAGTAGAGCTTCAGAAACCACTTGGTGAGAATCCATCAGTGCTAGGTTCCCATTTGATTTACAAAAAGCGAATCAGTAATCCTTTCCAGGGTTTCTCTCACCGAAGGAGCCCAATAACCAAAGAGCACAACATCCAGAAGATCGGTGATCTGAAACCCAGTCAGATTGGACCAAAGGGAAAGCCTTTCCAAAGGGCAAGGTCTTTGGATTCCTCAAGAATCTTTGAGAGTGAAGCCAAACAGTCATACAGTGAACAATGTAATGATAAACTGAGAGCAGAATCCATTTATGTGAATCACTCTACTGTCAAACCTGTCAGTGATGACTTTAGAGATTACCTCTTCAATTACTCTCAGTGTGGTGTTTTGCAAAATGATAGTAAATGCTGTTCCTTCAGGGAAAGCACGTTGAGATGTGATGTGTATGGTGGAGAAAATGAGGCAATCCCTGAAGTCTCGAGGAAAAGCTACTCTCATTTTGACAcattagaagagacaaaagaaaCACAGCATGTCCTGCCATCACAAGGTTCCTCTTCTTTAGACCAAGCATCCTCTGCTCGTAGATCAGTTGATGAAACAATACACCAGTTCCAAAATCTTGGTCTTTTGGATTACCCAGTTGGTGCAAACCATTTGAGACAACCTGAGAGACAAGACAGAGACTCAGAGGAAACTCTGATGAGAAAGGCATTTATCCAGGAAGCAGAGACTGTGAGTCTAGAAAATGAAGGACTTTCTGATGACGACCAGGCCTTGTATCAGAATGAAGCAGATGATGAGGATGGGGCCTGCAGTTCATTGTATCTAGATGAGGATGACTTTTCTGAGAATGACGACTTAATTCAAATGCTGCCTGGCCACATTCAAGTTTCCCTTCCAGGGGGAAACAAGTGGAATCATTTAGGAAAACGAAAGGTGACGGAAAGGTCTCTAACTGAGTACAATAGCAACATACAGAGGTTTGAGCCTCTGGTGCTCAAAGGAAATGAACATTACAAGCCCACTGGGTTGCTTACTAATCCCGGTGAAAGCCAAAAACCTAATCTCTCTGCTGAAAACTGTGTCCTCAATTTAGGGATCCAGTCTGCTTTTGACTATGAAAAGGAACCCAGTGTAGCTAAATGTGTACAGGCCTCAGCACCTGCTGATGGAAGTATATTTGATTACTACGGCACAAGGAAAAGTGCTTCAGAGGCTGAAACCCTACAAGACCCTGTTGGTGACACAGGAAAGAAACCAGCCACCTGGAGTCAGAGTGCTCAGAAtcaggaaatgagaaaacagtTCACACACAAGTTAGAACTGTTCAACACTTCGCATATGCCAGTGTTGGCTCAGGACGTCCAACCTGAACATAGTCACTTGGAAGGAACCGAAAATCAGAGCATGGCAGGAGATAGTGGAATAGATTCTCCACGGTAAGTGCACATAGAAGTGATTGGCCACTATCCCACAGGAATTATTAAAATCAAGGCCATATTGAGTTACCTTGTGGGAGACTCctgaataaattttttataatgaTACAAGTCTACCAGCCTTTACTGAATAAATTGTATGAAGTTACAATGAAATCTCTTATATAATAGGATAGAGTTCATTTTTAATGTGAACCAAGATTTGACTGTTCCACTACTACTAAATCttgaattatttctaaaaataggaAGGAACTACCATAAACCAAGCACTTCCTGAACTGAAGGTTGGAAAGTTTTCACTTATATTCCTGGTTCTACACAGGTTGAGATAGAGATGTGGCTACTTTCCACTAATATTTTCCATGACAGTTTGTTTAAATAACATTGTTCAGCATATAAAAGTAATTTGGTCATAATAGAacatttaaagtactgaaaagtagttttttaaaaacatctataaTCACCCTACcatctagatatttttaaaaatctttttatatgtGGTGTATTTATACTTTGGTCTGAACATATTGAATCTATATATTTTGTCTGTTGAGCTCATACTGTAGTTACTATTTTGCATGTTGCTTTTTTCAATAGAATATAATGAACATTCCCCCATGTTATTAAATAGTTTTCTAAAAAGTCATCTTAAAATTTGGCATATATcttcattagttttttttattatataaaattattgtgTACCTCTTTTTTAAACAGTAATATAGAAGTGTAAAAAGTAAAACTGGTAGTCTCCATTCCCTAGCCTTTTCCATTCCTATTCCGT is a window encoding:
- the STOX1 gene encoding storkhead-box protein 1 isoform X1, coding for MARPVQLAPGSLALVLCRLEAQEAAGGAEEPGGRAVFRAFCRANTRCFWNSRLARAASRLAFQGWLRRGVLLVHAPPASLQVLRDAWCRRALRPPRGFRIRAVGDVFPVQMNPIAQSQFIPLAEVLCCAVSDMNAAQIVVTQESLLEHLVKHYPGIAIPSQDILYTTLGTLIKERKIYHTGEGYFIVTPQTYFITNTNPQENKRVLSDESPRMPTSITYLVNVESCADLAKENAAPISHCHSCQCCHDVCTQYIQEPPAAAEVTRKCQKGLGESKPLVQNRTVSVSEENRVCDSAKPLPFTKDREKAKKFGFSLFWRSISRKEKSRTEHSSFSAQFPPEEWPVRDEDNLDNIPRDIEHEIIKRINPILTVDNLIKHTVIMQKYEEQKKYNSQGTSTYMLTLRHKYPSKVGVKKSQGRSVKPRRRGHSHRDRDKARSQGSGPQPGSIRLEKHPKLPATWPTPGIESPNEVELQKPLGENPSVLGSHLIYKKRISNPFQGFSHRRSPITKEHNIQKIGDLKPSQIGPKGKPFQRARSLDSSRIFESEAKQSYSEQCNDKLRAESIYVNHSTVKPVSDDFRDYLFNYSQCGVLQNDSKCCSFRESTLRCDVYGGENEAIPEVSRKSYSHFDTLEETKETQHVLPSQGSSSLDQASSARRSVDETIHQFQNLGLLDYPVGANHLRQPERQDRDSEETLMRKAFIQEAETVSLENEGLSDDDQALYQNEADDEDGACSSLYLDEDDFSENDDLIQMLPGHIQVSLPGGNKWNHLGKRKVTERSLTEYNSNIQRFEPLVLKGNEHYKPTGLLTNPGESQKPNLSAENCVLNLGIQSAFDYEKEPSVAKCVQASAPADGSIFDYYGTRKSASEAETLQDPVGDTGKKPATWSQSAQNQEMRKQFTHKLELFNTSHMPVLAQDVQPEHSHLEGTENQSMAGDSGIDSPRTQSLASNNSVILDGLKRRQNFLQNFGGTKSSQTPTSNSLLQLTPVINV